From the genome of Fusobacterium varium, one region includes:
- the macB_1 gene encoding Macrolide export ATP-binding/permease protein MacB, giving the protein MIKVEHLNKYYINGEMKLHALKDLSFHIKEGEFVAIMGSSGSGKSTMMNILGCLDKNSEGTYILDGIDVSKIRDEELCKIRNVKIGFVFQSFNLLSKLTALENVELPLIYAGIGKKEREEKAKEVLKKVGLENRIHHKPNELSGGQRQRVAIARALVNNPAIILADEPTGNLDSVSEKEIMEIFTDFNKQGKTIIVVTHEPEVAKYVKRVLLFKDGRIIRDGEPE; this is encoded by the coding sequence ATGATAAAAGTAGAGCATCTCAATAAATACTACATTAATGGGGAAATGAAACTTCATGCACTGAAAGATTTATCTTTTCACATAAAAGAAGGAGAGTTTGTTGCTATAATGGGAAGCAGTGGAAGTGGAAAATCAACGATGATGAACATACTTGGCTGCTTGGATAAAAACTCAGAAGGAACATATATTTTAGATGGTATAGATGTATCAAAAATCAGAGATGAAGAATTATGTAAAATAAGAAATGTAAAAATAGGTTTTGTATTTCAGTCATTTAATCTTTTATCAAAGCTAACAGCTCTTGAAAATGTAGAGCTTCCATTGATATATGCAGGAATAGGTAAAAAAGAAAGAGAAGAAAAAGCAAAAGAAGTATTGAAAAAAGTAGGTCTTGAAAATAGAATACATCATAAACCTAATGAGCTTTCTGGAGGGCAAAGGCAAAGGGTAGCCATAGCAAGAGCTTTAGTAAATAATCCTGCGATAATACTTGCAGACGAACCAACAGGAAATCTCGATAGTGTGTCTGAAAAAGAGATAATGGAGATATTTACAGATTTTAATAAACAGGGGAAAACTATAATTGTGGTAACTCATGAACCAGAAGTTGCAAAATATGTAAAAAGAGTTCTTCTGTTTAAAGATGGAAGAATAATAAGAGATGGTGAACCAGAATGA
- a CDS encoding multidrug efflux system subunit MdtA, which translates to MKKKLDIKIVLLIILIVIVAGVEFIRYRTTIDTKKDISTYAALRVKDNGGRGYIEADGNVAANDTKKVFVDKKLKVDEVFIQEGDYVEKGQLLMTFDETERNNTMRKLERERLALAKLKRDIKVERELNKIGGSSDNAVKELNEEIRKIEINIEEYMEDLSKTAEKIESPVSGTITSLTAQENYLVDTDSPLMEIADLSDIKIVLEVPEYDVKDIELGQKLMIKPEVFEKKKSYPGVITKISRISKVSETTSENVLEVEVKPDEAIPYIVPGFKVSAVIYLEQRDSGILIPKTAILEEAGKYYVFVSSDDGVLSKRIIEIENIKGDDIVVKNGLKAGENILITPDENLKEGSKVFLQFKNSERKGAGRA; encoded by the coding sequence ATGAAAAAAAAGCTTGATATAAAAATAGTACTTTTGATAATTTTAATAGTAATAGTAGCAGGAGTAGAATTTATAAGATACAGAACAACCATTGATACAAAAAAAGATATATCAACGTATGCAGCTTTGAGAGTTAAAGACAATGGTGGAAGAGGATATATAGAAGCTGATGGAAATGTTGCTGCAAATGATACCAAAAAAGTTTTTGTGGATAAAAAATTAAAAGTAGATGAAGTTTTCATACAAGAGGGAGATTATGTAGAAAAGGGTCAGTTACTGATGACTTTTGATGAAACAGAAAGAAACAATACTATGAGAAAGTTAGAAAGGGAAAGACTGGCTCTAGCAAAATTAAAAAGAGATATAAAAGTTGAAAGAGAACTTAATAAAATAGGTGGAAGTTCTGATAATGCTGTAAAGGAATTAAATGAGGAAATAAGGAAAATTGAAATAAATATAGAAGAGTATATGGAGGATCTTTCTAAAACAGCTGAGAAAATAGAAAGTCCAGTAAGTGGAACTATAACATCTCTGACTGCTCAGGAAAATTATTTGGTTGATACAGATTCACCTCTTATGGAAATTGCAGATTTATCAGACATAAAAATTGTTTTAGAAGTACCTGAATATGATGTAAAAGATATAGAACTTGGACAAAAACTTATGATTAAACCAGAAGTTTTTGAAAAGAAAAAATCATATCCAGGGGTGATAACAAAGATATCAAGAATATCAAAAGTATCAGAAACTACATCTGAAAATGTTTTGGAAGTGGAAGTAAAGCCTGATGAAGCTATTCCATATATAGTTCCTGGGTTCAAAGTATCTGCTGTAATATATTTAGAACAAAGGGATAGTGGAATACTTATTCCTAAGACAGCTATTCTTGAAGAAGCTGGAAAATATTATGTCTTTGTAAGTAGTGATGATGGAGTGCTTTCTAAGAGAATAATAGAAATAGAAAATATTAAAGGTGATGATATAGTTGTAAAAAATGGATTAAAAGCAGGAGAGAATATATTGATAACTCCTGATGAAAACTTGAAGGAGGGAAGCAAAGTATTTCTTCAGTTTAAAAATTCTGAGAGGAAAGGAGCTGGAAGAGCATGA
- a CDS encoding Outer membrane efflux protein has product MFWGIASYSKEINLDMLLNEISKTSYQNKLYEIRKSTNDSKEKYYKLDTFNGIETSVSSEYSDQEDSFQTTGKISYGPFYVEGTKPYNSDDDYASFGIEKSLKDLIFSKSDNELSKLGISREIDRVTHEKNMETQKIDLINLYRDYKINELELKIKKNGLVTLKKEEDTMKKSFNLGAIAKIELDTLQYSIKNLEIEIKNLEDNLIKLQGRFYYEYKFDIRGSSLAEIAPVEKNIDELLIKYGTKDLDKLKYQKELTNENLKYLKYDDKMPEISLGVEHSTRFDENRVVAKFSKKLFDFNYDLEEEKNSLLEQEVTLKQKIDENEAEKLQAMNNYYNYLKEYEVNKNKAELELSKYNIRKLEYNLGKVNYIDVMESFDDYLDYEVAKEKAINTLNGYIYEIMVRGE; this is encoded by the coding sequence TTGTTTTGGGGAATTGCTTCTTATAGCAAAGAAATAAACCTAGATATGCTTTTGAATGAAATATCAAAAACTTCTTACCAAAATAAATTATATGAAATAAGGAAATCTACAAATGATTCAAAGGAGAAATATTATAAATTAGATACTTTTAATGGGATAGAAACTTCAGTATCTTCTGAATATAGTGATCAAGAGGATAGTTTTCAAACGACAGGGAAAATAAGTTATGGACCTTTTTATGTGGAAGGAACAAAACCTTATAATTCTGATGATGACTATGCTTCTTTTGGTATTGAAAAAAGTTTAAAAGATTTGATTTTTTCCAAAAGTGATAATGAACTTAGTAAATTAGGAATAAGCAGAGAAATAGATAGAGTAACACATGAAAAAAATATGGAAACTCAAAAAATAGATCTTATTAATTTATATAGAGATTATAAAATAAATGAACTTGAGCTTAAAATAAAGAAAAATGGATTAGTTACTTTGAAAAAAGAAGAAGATACTATGAAAAAATCTTTTAATTTGGGAGCAATAGCAAAAATAGAACTGGATACTCTTCAATATAGCATAAAAAATCTTGAGATAGAAATAAAGAATTTAGAAGACAATTTAATTAAATTGCAGGGAAGATTTTATTATGAATATAAATTTGATATAAGAGGGAGTTCTTTAGCAGAAATAGCTCCTGTAGAAAAAAATATTGATGAGCTATTAATAAAATATGGAACTAAGGATTTAGATAAACTTAAATATCAAAAAGAACTTACAAATGAAAATTTAAAGTATTTAAAATATGATGATAAAATGCCAGAAATATCATTGGGAGTAGAACATAGTACAAGATTTGATGAGAATAGGGTAGTTGCAAAATTTTCAAAAAAATTATTTGATTTTAATTATGATTTAGAAGAAGAAAAAAATAGTTTGTTAGAACAAGAGGTAACATTAAAACAGAAAATAGATGAAAATGAAGCTGAAAAACTGCAGGCTATGAATAATTATTATAATTATTTAAAAGAATATGAAGTAAATAAAAATAAAGCTGAATTAGAATTGTCAAAATATAATATAAGAAAACTTGAATATAATCTTGGAAAAGTTAATTATATAGATGTAATGGAATCTTTTGATGATTATCTAGATTATGAAGTAGCAAAAGAAAAAGCTATAAATACATTGAATGGATATATATATGAAATCATGGTCAGAGGTGAATGA
- a CDS encoding SLBB domain, with protein MTSKNIILQSSFGSVFSAVEDIEEREGIESSSRMVVVAGRVNNPGVIAIPENATLNDVIGLAGGIKNKKILRQLNLDYLLEDFLQKKV; from the coding sequence ATGACAAGCAAAAATATTATTCTTCAAAGTTCATTTGGATCAGTATTTTCTGCAGTTGAAGATATTGAAGAAAGAGAAGGAATAGAAAGTAGTAGCCGAATGGTTGTAGTTGCTGGAAGAGTAAATAATCCAGGAGTTATTGCAATACCAGAGAATGCAACTTTGAATGATGTAATTGGGTTGGCAGGTGGAATAAAAAATAAAAAAATTTTAAGGCAGCTCAATTTGGATTACCTTTTGGAGGATTTCTTACAAAAAAAAGTTTAG
- the macB_2 gene encoding Macrolide export ATP-binding/permease protein MacB, protein MNFIESLKSAIQSLKGNKMRSFLTMLGIIIGISSVITMSAIGKGGQENITGNLKEGGYGKFTISVDKQDEEFRWKYLLDDSIIEKIRESGKFKAVSPKISSNFAVKIGERKEMMFLSVTTPDFEEIDKINIVYGRNILPFEYESGEKVITIDQLTARALFTNEKNAVGQTVELSQGRRGNDITYKIVGVYKNPLEQMIKIMGGRRIPRFVRMPLNTYDKLFDLQSGGYTSLIVEGKDPEKLAESMTDAKKLMADITGIEELYEVNAESNAAASFDNILSTLNIFVTFVAGISLFVGGIGVMNIMLVSVIERTKEIGIRKAIGATNGDIMIQFLMESIILTGLGGILGIIIGILLGLGIGFVVKIPPIFSTISIISSLIVSTVIGIVFGVTPAKKAAQLNPVDALRSE, encoded by the coding sequence ATGAATTTTATTGAAAGTTTGAAAAGTGCTATTCAAAGTCTTAAAGGTAATAAGATGAGGTCATTTCTTACAATGCTTGGGATAATAATAGGGATATCTTCTGTTATAACTATGTCTGCTATTGGAAAAGGTGGTCAGGAAAATATAACTGGAAATCTTAAAGAGGGAGGATATGGAAAATTTACAATATCTGTAGATAAACAAGATGAAGAGTTTAGATGGAAATATCTTCTAGATGACTCTATTATAGAGAAAATAAGAGAAAGTGGAAAATTTAAGGCTGTCAGTCCTAAAATAAGCAGTAATTTTGCAGTGAAAATTGGAGAAAGAAAGGAAATGATGTTTCTCAGTGTAACTACTCCAGATTTTGAAGAGATAGATAAAATAAATATTGTTTATGGAAGAAATATACTTCCATTTGAATATGAAAGTGGAGAAAAAGTTATAACAATAGATCAACTTACAGCCAGAGCTCTTTTTACCAATGAAAAAAACGCTGTAGGTCAGACAGTGGAACTTTCACAAGGGAGAAGAGGAAATGATATAACTTACAAAATAGTGGGAGTGTATAAAAATCCTTTGGAACAGATGATAAAAATAATGGGAGGACGAAGAATTCCTAGATTTGTAAGAATGCCTCTTAATACTTATGATAAACTCTTTGATTTACAGTCAGGGGGATATACATCATTGATAGTAGAAGGAAAAGATCCTGAGAAACTAGCTGAGAGTATGACTGATGCTAAAAAACTTATGGCAGATATAACAGGAATAGAGGAACTATATGAAGTAAATGCTGAGTCAAATGCTGCAGCTTCTTTTGATAATATATTATCTACTTTAAATATATTTGTTACCTTTGTTGCAGGAATATCCCTTTTTGTTGGAGGAATAGGAGTAATGAACATAATGTTGGTTAGTGTGATAGAAAGAACAAAGGAAATTGGAATTAGAAAAGCAATTGGGGCAACAAATGGAGATATAATGATACAGTTTTTAATGGAATCAATTATTTTAACAGGACTGGGAGGAATACTTGGAATAATAATAGGAATTTTATTAGGTTTAGGAATAGGCTTTGTTGTAAAAATTCCACCAATATTTTCTACAATTTCTATAATTTCTTCATTGATAGTTTCAACTGTAATAGGAATAGTATTTGGGGTAACACCTGCTAAAAAAGCAGCTCAACTTAATCCAGTAGATGCTTTAAGAAGTGAATAA
- a CDS encoding Predicted permease, DMT superfamily translates to MTFVGILFVIPSFQIKNEMTMGVIFGIISSFSYAVLSLLNKKYVKEYKGVIIAFYEQFISFVILLPFFFIIKPVIAEKEILLLLLLGIVFTGIAHTLFINSLKNIKTQTAGIISSLEPLYGILLSIFFLNEIPSIKEIVGGIIILGTVFYSTMKNLKNKN, encoded by the coding sequence ATGACTTTTGTAGGGATACTTTTTGTTATACCTAGTTTTCAAATAAAAAATGAAATGACTATGGGAGTAATCTTTGGAATAATTTCTAGTTTTTCTTATGCTGTTCTTTCTTTGCTGAATAAGAAATATGTAAAAGAATATAAAGGAGTAATTATAGCTTTCTATGAGCAATTTATATCATTTGTAATATTATTACCTTTTTTCTTTATTATAAAGCCTGTAATTGCTGAAAAAGAAATATTACTTTTATTACTCTTGGGAATAGTATTCACTGGGATAGCACATACACTTTTTATTAATAGTTTAAAAAATATAAAAACGCAAACAGCAGGAATAATTTCCAGTTTAGAACCCTTATATGGAATATTGCTTTCAATATTTTTTTTAAATGAAATTCCTTCTATAAAAGAAATAGTTGGAGGAATAATTATTTTAGGAACTGTATTTTATTCTACAATGAAAAATTTAAAAAATAAAAATTAA
- the fprA gene encoding Nitric oxide reductase: MYCCTKVTNDVSWIGVNDRKTERFENYMPLPYGVAYNSYLINDEKTCVIDAVEFGSSALYIEKVILGLDGKNLDYIVINHVEPDHSSGLKDILRVFPNVKVVGNSKTLGMLRAFNIEFPDENFITVKEGDILDLGKHKLTFAMIPMVHWPESMVTYDTTEKILFSNDAFGGFGALDGGIFDDEVNFDFYIDEMRRYYANIVGKYGAQVTSAIKKLGGFEIKLICPSHGLIWRKDIKKVISLYSTWAQLLPEEEGVVIVYGSMYGNTAKMAEIIGRELNAQGIKEVKIYDASKTDHSFIVAEIWKYKGLVIGSCAHNNSVYPKVQPLLHKLENYGLKNRYLGIFGTMMWSGGGVRGIEAFANGLKGIEVVAEPVEVKGTPKAEDLERLENIAREIASRLIAERN; the protein is encoded by the coding sequence ATGTATTGTTGTACTAAAGTTACAAATGATGTATCATGGATAGGTGTTAATGACAGAAAAACTGAGAGATTTGAAAACTATATGCCATTACCATATGGAGTTGCATATAATTCATATCTAATAAATGATGAAAAAACTTGTGTCATAGATGCAGTTGAATTTGGAAGTTCAGCTCTTTATATTGAAAAAGTAATATTAGGTCTTGATGGAAAGAATCTAGATTATATAGTTATTAATCATGTAGAGCCAGATCATTCAAGTGGATTAAAAGATATATTGAGAGTTTTTCCAAATGTGAAAGTGGTAGGGAATTCTAAAACTTTAGGAATGCTTAGAGCTTTTAATATTGAGTTTCCAGATGAAAATTTCATCACTGTAAAAGAAGGAGATATATTAGATTTAGGAAAACATAAACTTACTTTTGCGATGATACCAATGGTACATTGGCCAGAATCAATGGTAACTTACGATACTACTGAAAAAATACTTTTTTCTAATGATGCTTTTGGAGGATTTGGAGCATTAGATGGAGGAATATTTGATGATGAGGTAAATTTTGATTTCTATATTGATGAGATGAGAAGATATTATGCAAATATAGTAGGAAAATATGGAGCACAAGTAACTAGTGCAATAAAGAAGCTTGGAGGATTTGAAATCAAACTTATATGTCCTTCTCATGGATTGATTTGGAGAAAGGATATAAAAAAAGTTATATCATTATATAGTACTTGGGCTCAGCTTCTTCCAGAAGAAGAGGGTGTGGTAATAGTTTATGGAAGTATGTATGGAAATACAGCTAAAATGGCTGAAATTATAGGAAGAGAATTAAATGCTCAAGGAATAAAAGAAGTAAAAATATATGATGCTTCTAAAACAGATCATTCTTTCATAGTGGCTGAAATATGGAAATACAAAGGATTAGTAATTGGTTCTTGTGCTCATAATAATTCAGTTTACCCTAAAGTACAACCATTGCTTCATAAATTAGAAAATTATGGATTGAAAAATAGATATTTAGGAATATTTGGAACTATGATGTGGAGTGGTGGTGGAGTAAGAGGAATAGAAGCTTTTGCTAATGGATTAAAGGGAATAGAAGTAGTAGCAGAGCCAGTAGAAGTAAAAGGAACTCCAAAAGCTGAAGATTTAGAAAGATTAGAAAATATAGCAAGAGAAATAGCATCTAGATTAATAGCTGAAAGAAATTAA
- a CDS encoding Iron hydrogenase 1, translating to MSKIERSEYVQYTSVENEIERIWRILDRISKGKANMRDVYLLRHLSETIKTELNQRHNLVLESIEEFYEEIEEHIEEHKCTAGQCIHLLKFRITEKCIGCTACARVCPVKCISGKIKERHILDTSRCTHCGQCVAACPVGAIFEGDHTMKLLKDLATPNRIVVVQIAPAVRVAIGEAFGFEAGTNVEKKLVGALKKLGVNYVFDTTWAADITVMEEASEFQERLERYYKGDDTVRLPILTSCCPAWVKFIEQNYPDMLDVPSSVKSPMQIFSTIAKDIWAKEKGYVRERVSVVGIMPCLAKKYEASRPEFSRGDNYDTDYVISTRELIKIFKESGIDLKDVEEKDFDNPLGEYSGAGIIFGRTGGVIEAATRSTIEMITGTHLDEIEFKELRGWEGFRTAELTIGHIELRIGIAHGLEEAAKMLDKIRAGEEFFHAIEIMACKGGCIGGGGQPKAVKKQETLEKRAEGLNTIDRGMKIRRSHENPYVKAIYDKYLDYPLSHKAHELLHTKYFPKIKNR from the coding sequence ATGAGTAAAATAGAGCGTAGTGAATATGTGCAGTATACATCAGTAGAAAATGAGATAGAAAGAATATGGAGAATATTAGATAGAATATCTAAAGGAAAAGCAAATATGAGAGATGTCTATCTTCTTAGACATTTATCTGAAACTATTAAGACAGAATTAAATCAAAGACATAATCTTGTACTAGAAAGTATAGAAGAATTTTATGAAGAAATAGAAGAGCATATAGAAGAACATAAATGTACTGCAGGTCAATGTATTCATCTTTTAAAATTCAGAATCACTGAAAAATGTATAGGGTGTACTGCATGTGCAAGAGTTTGCCCTGTGAAGTGTATCAGTGGAAAAATAAAAGAAAGACATATTTTAGATACAAGTAGATGTACTCACTGTGGTCAATGTGTTGCTGCTTGTCCTGTGGGAGCAATATTTGAAGGGGATCATACAATGAAACTCTTAAAAGATTTGGCTACACCAAATAGAATTGTTGTGGTACAGATAGCTCCAGCAGTAAGAGTAGCTATAGGAGAAGCATTTGGATTTGAGGCAGGAACAAATGTTGAAAAAAAATTGGTAGGAGCACTTAAAAAATTAGGTGTAAACTATGTATTTGATACAACTTGGGCAGCTGACATCACAGTAATGGAAGAAGCAAGTGAATTTCAAGAAAGACTTGAGAGATATTATAAAGGAGATGACACAGTAAGACTTCCTATACTAACTTCTTGTTGTCCAGCATGGGTTAAATTTATTGAACAAAATTATCCTGATATGCTTGATGTTCCATCTTCTGTGAAATCACCTATGCAGATATTCTCTACAATAGCAAAAGATATTTGGGCAAAAGAAAAAGGTTATGTAAGAGAAAGAGTATCAGTAGTGGGAATAATGCCATGTCTTGCTAAGAAATATGAGGCTTCAAGACCTGAATTTTCAAGAGGAGATAACTATGATACTGATTATGTTATTTCCACAAGAGAACTTATCAAAATTTTTAAAGAGTCTGGAATAGATCTTAAAGATGTAGAAGAAAAAGATTTTGATAATCCATTAGGAGAATATTCAGGAGCAGGAATAATTTTTGGAAGAACAGGAGGAGTTATCGAAGCTGCAACAAGAAGTACTATAGAAATGATAACAGGAACTCATTTAGATGAAATAGAATTTAAAGAATTAAGAGGTTGGGAAGGATTTAGAACTGCTGAACTTACTATTGGTCATATAGAACTTAGAATAGGAATTGCTCATGGATTAGAAGAAGCTGCAAAAATGCTTGATAAGATAAGAGCTGGAGAGGAATTCTTCCATGCTATAGAAATTATGGCTTGTAAAGGTGGCTGCATTGGTGGTGGTGGACAACCAAAAGCTGTAAAAAAACAAGAAACACTTGAAAAAAGAGCTGAAGGACTTAATACTATAGATAGAGGAATGAAGATTAGAAGATCTCATGAAAATCCTTATGTAAAAGCAATTTATGACAAATATTTAGATTATCCATTGAGTCATAAAGCACACGAACTTTTACATACTAAGTATTTCCCAAAAATAAAAAATAGATAA
- a CDS encoding Protein of uncharacterised function (DUF1456), translating into MVNNDILRRVRYALNLKDSVMLEIFKSADCIITHEELLNLLKKEDEEGFEKCNNKILEAFLNGLIILKRGKQEPKPGETIQEVKINRNNINNIILKN; encoded by the coding sequence ATGGTAAATAATGATATATTAAGAAGAGTAAGATATGCATTGAATCTAAAGGATTCTGTAATGTTGGAAATCTTTAAATCAGCAGATTGTATAATCACTCATGAGGAATTATTAAATTTATTAAAAAAAGAAGATGAAGAAGGGTTTGAAAAGTGTAATAATAAAATACTTGAAGCTTTTTTAAATGGGCTTATTATTTTAAAAAGAGGGAAACAGGAGCCAAAGCCAGGAGAAACAATTCAAGAGGTTAAAATAAATAGAAATAATATAAACAATATAATCCTTAAAAATTAA